The DNA window CTGGTGCAGAAGCTCGACGCCGAGCAGGTTGAGGATCGCTTTGCCGATCTGGCCGATATTCTGTTTAACCAGGCTTATCTTGCCGAAGGCGCTCAATTGGAAGACCCGGCAAGTTACGTTCACAAGCTCAACAAACTGCTGCTGGAACTCAGCAGGTAATAAAGCTTGGTTTGAGGCGGCTTCGGCCGCCTTTTTTATTCCAATACCAATTCGGGGTGATAGACTGCTAGAAAAAGAAGGAAGAAATTCTACTATGGCAGATCAAAAGTATCGCGTCGCCATCGTCGGCGGCGGCAGTTTCGGCACCGCCATCTCCAACATTGTTGCTGATAATGGCCACGATGTTCGGTTGTGGATGCGTCGTCAGGAGGCGGTGGACGAAGTCAATCAACGTCACGAAAACAGTGATTATCTCCCGGGCATTGCCCTGAATTCGGCCCTGCGGGCCAGCGCCGATCTGGCTGAGGCGGTTGCCGGCTGCCAGGTCGTGTTTATGTCGGTGCCCAGCAAGCCCTGTCGCAGCGTGGCCAAACAGTTAGCTGAGGTGATTGAGCCAGGCGCGATCGTGGTCAGTACCACCAAAGGCATCGAGCTGGAAAGCAACAAATTAATGAGCCAGGTACTGGAGGAAGAACTTCCCGGGCACCCTATTGGTGTGATGAGCGGGCCCAATCTGGCGAAGGAGCTGGCCTCCAGAATGATTACTGGCACGGTTATCGCCAGTTCTGATCCCAGTGTGTCAAAAGCCGTGCAAAGCCTGCTGCAGTGCGGCTATTTTCGGGTTTATGCTGGCAGTGATATGTACGGTGTGGAACTCGCGGGCGCGCTGAAGAACGTTTATGCCATTACTGCCGGCATGGCGGCGTCGATGGATTGCGGACACAACACCATCAGTATGTTGATTACCCGTGCGCTGGCTGAAATGAGTCGTTATGCGGTGCACAAGGGCGCCGACCCTATGACCTTCTTGGGTCTGGCTGGTGTTGGCGATCTTTTTGTGACCTGTACATCGCCTTTGAGCCGCAACTATCGGGTAGGCTATGAACTCGGCAAGGGCAAGACGATCGAAGATGCTGTTGCCAGCTTGGGTCAGGTCGCCGAGGGGATTAACACCCTGAAGTTAATGAAGGAGCAGTCAGACCAGCTGGGCATCTACATGCCACTGGTCAACGGCCTTTACGATATCGTGTACAACGGTCGTACTGTCGATGAGGTGATCGGCGGCATGATGTGGTCCGAGCAAAATCGGGATGTTGAATTCGCAACAAGGTAAGCCAGGCTGTTATGGAAGTACTTTTGATCCGTCATGGTGAGGCTTCCTGGGATGCCAAGTCAGACATGGAGCGTCAGCTCACTTCTCGTGGAGAAGTGCAAGTGGCAGCGGCGCGGGATTGGCTGGCGGCCGAAGGCTGGCAGCCTGATCAGGTATGGGTGAGCCCTTATCGGCGAGCCCAGCAAACCGCCGATATTGTCAGTGCAGACTGGCGTGTTCGGCGTCGCAGCATTGCCTCTCTCAGCCCCGACGCTTCCCTCAATGAGCTGGAAACCCTGCTGGAGACTTTCTCTGGTGAGCGCCTGATCCTGGTGGGTCACAACCCGCTGTTGAGCAATGCGGTGGGGCAATGGCACCAGGGCGCTCCGGCGAGCTACTGGGGTTTGCAACCCGCCAGTATGGCCCTGCTGCAAGCCGAGGTCATTGCCGCCGGTACCGCAGAGCTGAAATGGCTTCGCCACTTCCCTAATTATGACCACAATGGCCGTTGACGAAAGGACCACCGCCCAGGAGGTTGAGTTTGTCGCCGACGGTTTGACCCTTCGGGGCAAGTATTGGCCGGGGCATGGCCAGCCCAT is part of the Spongiibacter taiwanensis genome and encodes:
- a CDS encoding NAD(P)H-dependent glycerol-3-phosphate dehydrogenase, yielding MADQKYRVAIVGGGSFGTAISNIVADNGHDVRLWMRRQEAVDEVNQRHENSDYLPGIALNSALRASADLAEAVAGCQVVFMSVPSKPCRSVAKQLAEVIEPGAIVVSTTKGIELESNKLMSQVLEEELPGHPIGVMSGPNLAKELASRMITGTVIASSDPSVSKAVQSLLQCGYFRVYAGSDMYGVELAGALKNVYAITAGMAASMDCGHNTISMLITRALAEMSRYAVHKGADPMTFLGLAGVGDLFVTCTSPLSRNYRVGYELGKGKTIEDAVASLGQVAEGINTLKLMKEQSDQLGIYMPLVNGLYDIVYNGRTVDEVIGGMMWSEQNRDVEFATR
- the sixA gene encoding phosphohistidine phosphatase SixA; this translates as MEVLLIRHGEASWDAKSDMERQLTSRGEVQVAAARDWLAAEGWQPDQVWVSPYRRAQQTADIVSADWRVRRRSIASLSPDASLNELETLLETFSGERLILVGHNPLLSNAVGQWHQGAPASYWGLQPASMALLQAEVIAAGTAELKWLRHFPNYDHNGR